TGCAGCCTGAACTCACAACTACGTTTAATATGTAGAGAAGCTGATGTAGAACGAAAAGTAGACAGTACAACAGCTAAATAATAAGGCCAGAAATGAATGTTTAATTTACACCTCGGAAATGAACATCATTATATACCGACTGTCCTCCTCAGCCACCTACCTTATCTTCTGCAACTCCAGCATAGAAAAGAAAgttgaaaaggaaagaaaaacgcATGAAGAGAATGGAACTTCTGACTTAGCTACGGTCTCAGCATTTCATGAGAGTGGAGATATACAGATAACCAAATAGTAAAATACAGATTTATAGCGAAGAAAAAAATCATGCTTCACCTATCTATATCTTGTCAAAATCATCGTCAAAAGCATTCTCCCCATCATCTGAAAAACGAAATAGATAGTCAGTGCACAGCAGCTGGATTATTCAACTTGAATCTGAagataatacaaattaaattcaataacaacaccaacaccaacaacaacaacatacccagtgaaatcccataatgtggggtctggggagggtaaagtgtacgcagaccatacccctatctcggaagatagcgaggctgtttccggaagaccctcggctcaagaggaATTCAATAACAACACCACAAAGGGAATATCTAGAAACGACCCTGTACTTCCTATTTTGAAGAAAAAACAAAGACAAGTACTTTTGAAacgaaaagaaaaagtaaaacatAAAAACAAAAAGCTGGTGAATTAGCCAGTTTAGACAACTTATAACTTGAAGAACCATTGGCTTGGCGAACGAGGACCACTAAACTTTGACCGTCTCATTATTTTTCAAGACCAAATACTGAGGCTTCTTATTGGTGGTTATCAGAAATAATTAGCTTCTGAGAAATACAATAGAGACGATGTGTCATGTGATCACTTGTAATATGCAGACCTGTTGGCTACTTTGTAGCTATTAGGTGATGCTGCTCGGAGAAGAAAAGCGAAACGACTGAAAGGGAAAATACACAAGACCAATTGTGGATGAAAACAAGCAACCATGTCTTGTATTTTGATCGTGTCTTTTTACCATATATGATATTTGGATTAGGTTTCTCATTTGTGTTTCACATATCTCTCTGTGTACATACATCTTTCCATACAGTACAATTTATCCTCAAATGCTACGTGAAGACCACAAGCTAGATGATATCTAGGAAAGATGATAATTTGGATTTCAGCACATAATATAGTTGTCCTCTAGCTTTGTACCAAATATTGTATTTTAGCAACTGATTGTGGTGACAATACTTGACAGGATTGGGCAAATGGACTGCGACTAACAGTAATATGGACTACTCAGATTGTAAATACATTTTTTAGTAAGTCAACGATCTTAACAGCAAATAGTATTACAAAGGAATGAAGCTGGCATGTATAGAATAATTGTGTTTCTTATtcatttcttttttcctttctttcgtGGGGAAGGGCAGAGATCAAAGGAAGGCAGGATGATAAAGTGTTTTCCTCAGTTTCACAAGTAAGTTGAATACTATTAATCCTGGCAAAAATGTGAGATGGTAAATAGAGTACCTGGCCCTCCATCGCTTTCCTCTCCTAGAAGGAAAACATCCAAATCCTGGTCAGCTGTTGATGAGGCTTCCTTCTTGTTTGTCTGGATTGTTTCCCCAATCACTCGTTTAGAAGTTGTTCCGGCTGATGAAATATTCTTTGCCTCCTCGATTTTTTCCTTTTCAGCAGATTTTATTTTCACTTCGTCCATGTATTTCTTTTCATACCTACACCAAAGGTAGTTCATTAAATAATGAAGCTAACTACCCAAGCAAAATCCAAGAAATGCACATTCCAACTATTTGTATTTGTACCCGTGAATGCAGGGTTGGCTTAAATTAGGAACAGTCAATCAAATGCTTACAACCAGTAGACTATGTACCCAACAACCCTGAGGATTTGCCACACCCCTCCATTAGTAACTTATTTAAGTGCCTTGTTTTCTGTCGACCATTTTTAAGATACTATAGTTCCTCAAAATTTAAAGCATCAACAAGATCTTCATGATAGATTAGAACAAGCAGTCCACCACAGCAGTGAAGGAGATAAGGTTTCATCGACTGGATTAATTTTGGAAGAAAAGTGGATTTCCTTTTCATAGCACTTGCACTAACCTTTGTTATTGTTGAAAAATTGTCTCAGTTGGAAGGTCCTTTTCTTCCAAATACATTGATGATAATTCTTTTCCAATTTTGAAATTTAACCAGAGAATGTGGAAGGTCACATTACGTAGCAATAACTTTAAAATGTGAAGCTTAAGCTCAAGGTAATGAGTGTTCATAAAGCGAATAGACTCATCATCAATGACTCAATAGTGTGCGGAATATATATAGGACTTTCAATGGTGTAAAGGAGTTTGTTTTTTACTGAAATTGCTTCTTCAGATTTGCCACTAGGAAGCTTTTGTTTGAAATTATCACAGAATTTAATTTCACCGAGAACAGCTTGTCTGCTATAATACTGCTATCTTCTTACGAACTACCTATTTCATCACTGAAGTAACGGGAAAGATCAGCACATGTACATACTGATCAATTTTGTGAAACTGAGAAGAAAGCTGTATTACCTCAGCACACATAATTGACTGTTCCAAAGGAATGAGTGACCAGAAACCTGTAATCTTGAAATGACCAGCCCAGTTCATATCTCCATTTCAAAGATTAAAGGTCTAATAATGGCTATATTCTCTTAATACATTGCCAAAAGCCTCATCTTATAATCCTGACTAAATGATTAAAGCTTTATTACACAGTAGTCCTTACCCAAACTACAGACGAACACAGAAACTAAGATATTAAGATAtcgttttttttaataaggtaaaTAAGATATTAAGATATCGTGCATGTTATTGCAATATATTCCAACAATACAGAATAAGCACACATTCAGCTTGGTGTAAGGAAGAAGAGATTATTATTTCCTGAAAGGTACTTACGGTGCCACGTGACTGTTAACTAGAATGAAGTAGATTTTCCAGAACTTTCTCTCTCTCATTATGCGGGGGCATATCTCATACCTCAACTTTGAGATTTCCTGCATAGATACACATAAAAAAAGGGAACGCACATGTAAATGCTCTCAGTTCTACTAACTGCAAATTTATCTTATCTTTTCTGATGACAAgagaacccgcagccgctacccttcgggtgtgCACAGGGTAAAACCCCCTCCAGTGTAATAgaccgcaaaccacacaggagaggtaaaccgcactaggcaagccccgtgcgacgagctcgaccgaGAAAGCATGTAGGGGTTTTGCAAAATTTATATTTATCGGAGACACCATAATTCTCAACAACTTGACCCCTGTCAACTATTCCTCGAATAAAAAAGGTTGTAACGGAGACAACAGAAAGAGAGCTATAAACTATTCACACCACCATATAAACTCTTCCACCATGAAGGTACACTGAAACATAGCAGCCCTAAACACAATTTTTCAAAACAGACAGATTTTTTCTTTTGGAGAAGGGCGTAGCCCTCAACACAATTATGATCTACATTGACGTAAGAAATCTGTTTGAGCACTAGCCACTAAGGATCACAAAAACATGACCAGCACTAGGTGAGTTTTAAAGTCAACAGACCATAAGATAAGCGGCAGTCAAGATGCCTTGAGATTTAGGCTCAATTCAGCACGGGATTGACTGATATCAATGACTAGAAATATATCTATACTAAGTTTGACCAGGCAATGACAGTGATAAGTCATACCTTGACAGATGAAAGAACAAGTTTTGCGTGTTTTTCCTGAAATTCTGTGAGATCCTGCCGAACGTTTGAGACTGTAGGAATATCAGACATCTGTGACTCATCTGCATACCAAGAGAAATTTGATTTAAGCCTGCCTCTTCTCACGATAGGTGACTCAAGCAATTGAAAGAAGATACACTTGATATAAACATGGAAGTGACTTAAGAAATCTAGGGGAAATACCACTGGTAGCAAACATGTTTCCAATAACTAAATATGAAGTCCTCTAAAGAAATGTACGGGATGGTTGTAACAAGGAGTCTCAATAAGATTCCCATTTGGATTATTCATAGAAGGTTTGCTGTTCAATTCGCTACTAGAACTCTGAAGGAAATTGCAGTTTTTAAATATACTTTTGCATTACTTATCCTTTCTACTATAAAAAGgagcagcccggtgcactaagctcccgctatgcgcggggtccggggaagggccggaccacaagggtctattataCGCAGCCTTATCCTTTCTACTATGGCATCTTAATTTCAATACGAGGTGCCTAACTACCCATAAGGGCTCTTTTTGTAGACTAAAGGAGAAATTACTTATTTATAGACTTTGCATCTTGCATAATTAGTTTCAGCAAGGTGCCCTGTAGAAACAAaccaatcaatcaatcaatcaactaaGCCTCGGTTCCAAATTAGTTGGGGGTCAActatatgaatcctctatatccattTGGCTCTATTCAGGCTCTTGAAAGCTGGACCTAATATAAGTGTAAGAACAACTAAGCCTTGATTCCAACTTGTTATTATCTCCTATATGTATCTCTTGTTTCCATTTGTTCGTCATGTAAAAAGAAACACAATTACATTTATATACAGTAATATGGTATGGGTATATC
The nucleotide sequence above comes from Lycium barbarum isolate Lr01 chromosome 3, ASM1917538v2, whole genome shotgun sequence. Encoded proteins:
- the LOC132632822 gene encoding uncharacterized protein LOC132632822 produces the protein MDLWEKARSFAEEAAKRSHDFTIEAAKRTHIGSSKLSDVVSEASKRSMEIAAEASKEIVAEASKRADQIKFQIPTAATLTSLVDTSSSSTETASPADLDKFGVTDDLREFVKGITINTFQNFPLQDESQMSDIPTVSNVRQDLTEFQEKHAKLVLSSVKEISKLRYEICPRIMRERKFWKIYFILVNSHVAPYEKKYMDEVKIKSAEKEKIEEAKNISSAGTTSKRVIGETIQTNKKEASSTADQDLDVFLLGEESDGGPDDGENAFDDDFDKI